AAGAAAGATATCCTGGAGAATGAATCACGAAGAAAAGTTTATGATACAATTTTACAAAATCCTGGCATTCAGCTTTGTGAAATTGAAAAACTGACTGGTTTTACTAACAAAAACTCTGAATATCATATAAAAAAACTTCTCAGTTATAGTCTGATTGTGTACAAACAAACTTCCAGAGGAAAAGGCTATTTTCAGAATTCAAACACATATTCGTTGAAAGAAAAGATTGTTTATATGCATTCCAAAAATCCAACCGAAAAAAGAATAATTGAAATAATTCATGAAAATCCGGGAATTACAAGAAAAGAGCTCAGCGGGGTAATAAAAATTTCCGCACCATCTGTGAGCTGGTATATAACAGGACTTACCAATGATAATATTCTAAAAAAAGAAAGAGTGGGAACAAGGGTTCATTATTACATCAACGATTCTTTTAAGACTGACATTTCAAATCTAATAAATGAGAAAAAAGCAGTAGTATTCAATTATGAAATACCCTCTTAGGAAAAAATGGCGAAAACATCCCTTTAAGGACTTTTGTGCACTTCCAAGGAAGAACGGGGGGTATAAGGTACCAAGGCTTTCCGAACTCCATGAGATACTCTTTGGTGAGTCCTTTGACGGTGCACACGATGCCGGTGCTGATGTGAGAGCATGTGCACGCTGTTTTTTTGAATTGAAAGAGAGAGGGGTTTTGTAGTTTTTTGGTCAAAAATTTTTGGAACTTATAAGGTCTTTATTATATGAATTATATGAATTATATGAACTCAAATGCATTAAAATTAATTTTTGGCTCAGTATTAATTTTATAAGATTCCTGTGCAGGAATGCCTGAATTATCCCTGTTAGTTTTATTGTGCATAAAAGAGTCAGCTGAAGTCTCTTTTGGAGTTTCAATCTCTTCAGAAAGACCTCTTGTTCTCTTCCTGAATTCAACATGATGGCCTGAAGATAAAAAATTTTTAATTAAAAAAAATCCAATCCCCTTAAAAGCGAATGTCTGAGGCTCTGTTCCTGAATAAATAATTGAACCGTTATATATCTCTGAAAAATCGCCCAGACTGGATACACCTGCACTTTTCAGAAAAAGATTTATTTCATTATCTGTCGCAGTCTTCTTTTTGTTTATGAAACTAATTGAGAAATCCTGAGCTTTTAATGTATCATAAATAACAAAGCATTTGCCGGATTTATCACATAATCGTTTAATACTTTGGTTATCTGTCACTAATCCTTCGTTTAAATAATCCATTAATTCTGTCTGATATATACTGTCAGATGTTACTTTGTTAAAAGAAATTTTAACGGAATCAAATCCTGAATATTTGGCAGTAATATTGATTCCTAAAACGCTTTTAAGAACTTTACTGAGTAGTTCATTTGTAGACAATTCGATTGAAGCCTTATCTTTGTCCTCATAAGAGTCAGCAATGTTCCATTTAGGTTCATCTTTTCGAATAAAGGGTAGTTCTTTCTTTGGATTCTTTACAAATGAAGTAACAGGGCCCAGAATTTCAGGATGATCATTTTTATTTTTTGCTTTTGTTACGATTAGTGGAATGTAATCTCGATCAGGAAGAATGAAAAAATAACCCGCCTGAGCAAGCTTTTCAATCATGGCTGATCCTTTTATTCCAACAGGATTTGTTGACATATTTTTATTGCCCCCCACATATTTATTGAATCATTCATCACAAATACGATAAATGTTACTAAGCGGGTATAAAAAAAACACTTCAAAACCAAATCCCCCGGTATGAACTATTTTTTTCACTTGATCTGTTACATAAAGATGAAAGATAAGCCGCGTAATGAGATTTAATTTGCACAATCCTCTTTAAATCACGATTAAAAATTGCGAAAAAGAGTGAAGAATGATCTGTTTTTATCTCCAGAAAAAATCCATATATTATAATGAAAATTACGGCATTTTTATGCATTTCAATTTTACTTTTTGGCCTGTTTTTGATAACCGCTGGTTGCACAGGGACTGATTCTCCTAAAAGCGAAGTTATCATAAAAACTGATGAAAATAGAAGTTCTGAAACCTACAATTCTGAGAAATATCTGTCAAATGAAACACTGGTGGCCTTCGTTTGCAGTGCGGCTGAATATGTAAAACAACACGGCAAAGAAGAGGCACTTTCAGAGTTCAACAATCCAAACGGCTCGTTTATTGACGGCGAACTCTACATCTACGCATATACCTTTAATGGTACAACTCTTGCACACCCGGTAAATCCCGAAAAGGTGGGATTAAACCGTCTGGATGAGGGAGATACAGGAATATTTCTAAAAGAATGTATCGAATCCGTAAATAACGGAAGCGGGTTTAATACTATTAATTATTTAAATCCGGAACATAACTTAACACTTGAATCAAAACTGGTGTACGGGGTTAAAATAGATGATGAATGGTGGCTGGGCTCTGGAATATACACAGGTCCTGCCATTTCTTTAAACAGTTCAGAAGCGGATTCCTTGTAAAGCAAATGTGCCTAATTTGGCATTTTGCTTAAATTTCCAATTGTTTTTTTAAGATTATTTTTTTGAATCTGACTTTTTTAAATCCCCAAAAAAAATCAGAAAGATATCAGCTAATATTATATCAGTAAAATTCAGATATTACAACAACGCTGGATAATAATTATTCGTTATTTGTCTGGTTAATTAATCCGGGTGGAGTGGTTTTATGAAAAAATTTAATTTTATGGCTGTCTTGTCGGCAGTTTTTATTCTTGCTGTTTTTGCGGTATTTTCAGGATGCACCGGGCAGGATTTAAGTATGGATGTTTCAGATTCAAAAACAAAAAATGCTGTTGAAGATGATATGAAAGCAGTCTCTGAGGAGATTTCGTCATCAATTAATAAAGGGCTAATAGATCTCAGGTCAGGTATCTTAAATAATTCAAAGACTCTTACAGAAACCGGCTTAACAGGGGATGTGGCTGAAAAAGCGCTTTTAAAAAATCTTTTAAATTTCCCCTGGGCATTTTCGTCCCTTGTCATATCAGATGAAGGTGTTGTTTTAACAGCCGTTCCCAAAAATTATGCTGAGACTGTTGGGATGAATTTAAGCTGGCAAAAAGAGGTTTTGACAGCAAACGAAAAAAAGACGCCAATAGTTAGCGATGTCTTTGAAATGGCTGAAGGATTTACAGGCATATCACAAAGTGCTCCGGTATTTTCACCGTCCGGAAGATATGTAGGCTACACTGACATCACATACAGCCCCTATGAATTCATATTAAGGCAGGTAAAGCCCGCTGTTGGTAAAAAGCCCTATGATGTATGGGTTTCACAGGCTGACGGGACACTCATTTACGATACAAAAGAAGAGGAAGTCGGAAACAATCTCCTGACAGATGAAATCTACAACAATTCCACTCTTCAGTCTGTTTTAAAGAGAATCTTATCTGAAGAGACAGGAGTTTGTGAATACACATTTTCTGATCGCGACTGGAAAGAGGAGGTTTCAAAAACAGCTGTATGGACAACGGCCGGAATTGACGGTGCAGAGTGGAGGGTTGTTGTGACATACTCAGGTCTTGAAGAGACTGCAGAGCAGACAGCAGTTGCAGAAGATATAAGTGAGAGATTTGAAAACCTGAAATCCTTTGTCCAAAATGCAGCCAGACATGCAAAAGAGAGTGAAAAAGGTTCGGCAGTTATGGATTTCAACGACAGGGAAGGCTCTTTTGTTGATGGTGAATTATACATCTTCGCATACGAATATGATGGAACTGTAATTGCACTTCCGTTCCAAAAGGAGCTACTTCGAACAAAGCGTTTTGGAATTACTGATTCAAACGGCGTTAAATTCATAGATGCATCGGCAGAAATCGCCAAATCCGGCGGAGGATCACTTTATTATGTCTATCAGAATCCATCTCACAGATACAAAGAGGAGTTTAAGATTGCATATGTGCTTCCAGCCGGTGATGACTGGTACCTTGGAGCCGGGATTTACATGCCGGAATTTCCATGCAGTTTCAATGATACGGAAAAAGACGAGCTTGTAAAGCGTGTGAAAGCCGCTCGTGATTATGCACTTGAAAACGGAGTCGAAAAAGCCACAGCTGATTTCAACGACTTAAACATGAGTTTCGCTGACGGTAAAAACTACATCTTCGCATACGACTATTCCGGAAAAACACTTGCTCTGCCGCATCAGCCTGAATTAATCGGCGAAAACAGGTATGACTTTGAAGACACCTATGGTGTAAAAATAATACAATGGGAAATATCTGAGGCAAAATCCGGCGGGGGTTTTGTTTATGTTGAGTACTTAAATCCTGATACCGGCAAAAACGCTTTAAAACTCTGCTATGTTGAGCCTGTCGGTGATGAATGGCTTGTAGGTTCCGGAATTTATTCTGAGAGCCTTTAATAATATTATACCAGTTTCAATCCTTTTTTTAAAAGACGCAATATCAGCAATTATATTTCAAAAGAAAAAGTTAAAAAAATTGATTAAACCGGAAGAATCCTTCTTCCAAAAATGTCGTTTATCACTGCACCAATTCCCAAATACATCGCAAGAATGCCTGTAATTATACCCAAAAATCCTGCAAAGAGATGGAAGTACGTAATTCCTGTAAAGTTTGCAAGAGCTAGCAGGATAAATACAATTAAAAGCAGTGCAAATGTCATTCTAAGAATCATAAACATCTTAAATGTGCATATAAAAAGCCCTAAAACCAGAATTGTCCACGCCGCGAGAAATACGCCAAGGTCAATGGGGGTCGGTGCAGCCGAAAAACCTGAAAGAGGCAATATCAAAATCATCGCAAATGTTATCCAGAACAATCCGAAACTTGTGAAAGTTATAAGGCCGAATGTGTTTCCCTTTTTCCATTCCATAATTCCGACAATGACCTGTGCAAGACCACCGTACATAAGCATCATAGCAACAATTGCACTTGAAAGTGCAGTCACTCCTGCATTGTGAACGCTTAAAAGAATAGTAGTCATTCCAAAAGCACAAAGTCCGAGTGGTGCCGGATTTGCAGTGTTGTCAAGAATAAACAGATTGTTTTTATTCTTTTCATCAATAATTGTGTCCATAAAAAAATCCCCTGTCATGTGCAATAGTTCAGACTTTAAGAAGAATGAATTTTGAAAATGCACATTTAAGACCTATAATAACTTAACAGGTATATAAAAATATCTTCAGATTCATTCAGGATATGCCAAATTCATTCTGAAAATCTGTTCTGTTTATCACTAAAAACGTCCATGAAATTATATTTCATGCTAACTGTTTCATGTAAGTTACGAAGTAACTTTCATGTAAAAGTGTATGACTAGGATGAAGAAAACTTCATCCAGACTCATCCTATATATTTATTGCCGATGAAATTATAAAAATAAAAAAAAGTGGTTAAACTATGAAGGCGGTAATAATTTATCATTCGTACTCAGGCATCACTCGGGGTGTTTCTGAAAAAGTGCATGAGGCAGTCGGCGGCGATATTGTGGAAGTAAAGCCGGTTAAAAACTATTCAAAGCTTTCTGCATACACTACCGGGTGCATGCGGGCAAGAAAGGGCGAATGTGATTTAATTGAGTCTGAAACAATAGATGTATCTGATGCAGATGTAATTGTAATCGGAACACCTGTCTGGGCATTTCGTGCAACTCCGGCTGTTAATGCCGCGGTTGAGGCGCTTTTTGGCTGTAGTGAAAAGCCGGCTGTAATATTTGCAACCTGCGGTGGTAAGGAGGGTGAGACCCTTACAAAGTTATCTGAAGCACTTTCAAAAAAAGGTGTAATAGTTAAAAAACAAATTGTCTTTAACAAAGATGATGTAGAAGATGAATCCAAAATAAATGAGCTTATCACAGCAATAAAATCAGCAGGCGGCATCTGATTTGTTATGAAAGCCAAAATTCCTGATAAACTTTCATCACTTTTTTGTGTGATGAAAAAAGCTCATCATGTGCGTTTGCTATGAAAATCACTTTGTGATTTACATGAAACTGTTGCATGAAACCTTAGTTTCATGAAACGTTTTTTTAAAAAAAGCTGTATTTTTCTCTAAAGAGAAAATAAATCCCGTATTTTCACAATAAATTCATCTTTTGCAAGACTGCATCTCTTTATATTTTTATTAATCAATTGAATAATGTTGAGAATTCATGACTTTTATGAAGAAGTTATCCAAATTAAAAGCGACATTATATGCAATATTTGTAATATTTTTAATATTTTCTGCGGCAGGATGCACTGATGCACCGGGCAATAACGAAACTGATTCTCTAACAGCAGGTTATCTGATGAATGAAAGTATAAAAAATCCGGTGAAGGCACATTATAACCCGGGTGAAATAACATCTTTTTACAATTCCGCTGAGGATTTAACCAAACAATCCCTGGATTTAATTGTAGAGATTCCGCCTGAGAAAAAAACGTTTGAAAATACAATGATTGCTTATGAAAAAACAATTTCTGACTTTAATGACTGTGTACAGCCGCTTAATATAATGGGGTACGTCTATCCTGACTCTGAAATTTCAGGGGAGGGGATGGAGTGTGAAGAGAGATATAGCAGATTCCTGACTAATGTTTCAAGCCGGCGTGATCTTTATGATGCTCTAAAAAGCGTCACACCGTCAAACTCCGATGAAAAACGGCTGTATGATGTTATAATCCGTGAGTTTGAGAAGAACGGACTTTTCCTTTCAGATGAGAAACTTGCACATGTAACAGAGATGAGAAAAGAGCTTTCAACTCTTGAATTACGATTTAGTGCTAATTTAAATAACGATGATACAAAGCTTGTATTTTCAAAAGAAGAATTAAAAGGTGTTCCCGAGTCATCATTATCATCCTTTGAAAAAACGCCTGCCAAAGATTACATTGTCACAATGAAGTCTCCTGATTACAATGCAGTTATGACTTATGCGGACTCTGAAAATACACGCTTTATAATGTATAAATCATACTTCACAAAGCAGGGAGAGGAGAATACTTTACTTCTTGAAGAGGCGCTTGTCTTAAGGCAGAATATCGCTGAAGAGCTTGGATATGAATCCTGGGCTGATTATAAAACAGACGGCAGGATAGCTAAGAACTCATCAAATGTCATGGAATTTTTAAATGCCCTTAAAGATACCTTAAAAGAAAAGAACGCAAATGAAAATTCCGAACTTCTGGAGATTAAAAAGCGGACGTTTCCTGATTCAGAAGAACTTTTCCCGTGGGATGTCTACTATCTTTTAAACATCAAAAAGATGGAGGATTACTCATTTGATGAAGAAAAGGTCAGGGAATATTTCCCGCTTGACAGAGTCTTAGACGGAATTTTTGCAACCTATGAAAAATTGTTTGGTGTAAATTTCAGGAAATCAGAAAATATTGATGTCTGGCATCCTGATGTCTATGTATATGAGGTTTCAGATGAGCTGAGCGGAAATGTAATTGGGTATCTTTATCTTGACTTATTCCCGCGTGATTTAAAATATAATCATTTTTGTGCGGCCGGGTTAAAAGGCAGAAGTGTTTCAGGTGATTCTTATAATCCGCCGGTATTACTGATAATCGGAAATTTCAACAGTCCCGGTTCAGATAAGCCGTCACTTTTGAAAATTGATGAGATAAGTACACTCTTTCACGAAACAGGCCATGCAATGCACTTCCTTTTGACAGATACGCCTTACAGATCACTTTCAGGATTTGGGGTTGAGATGGATTTTGTTGAAACTCCGTCACAGGCAATGGAGGAGTGGGCATATGATCCTGAAATTTTAAAATCAATCTCAGGGCATTATAATAATTCGTCTGAAAAGATCCCGGACGCCCTTTTAGCAGATGCAGTTTCGACAAGAAATGTTGAAAATGTCAATACCTACACACGTGTTCTTGCTGATTCATTCAGGGATATGAAATTCCATACAACAAAAGGGCCGGTTAACACAATGGAAATGTCATATGAAATATATGAGGACATTAACGGTCTTAAACTTCCTGACGGAATCAGAAGTTCAGCATCATTTGGTCATGTAATGGCAGACTATGATGCCGGATACTACGGATATCTCTGGTCGAAGGTATATTCAATGAATATTGTTGATGAGTTCAAAAAATCCGGCATGACAAACAGGACAACCGGCATGAAGTTTAGAGAAGAAATTCTTGCAAGGGGAAATATGGAGGACGGAGATGTCCTTCTTGAGAATTTCTTA
The genomic region above belongs to Methanomicrobium antiquum and contains:
- a CDS encoding winged helix-turn-helix transcriptional regulator, giving the protein MRGRERKITLILTTGILLIIITGFIGVVSAIETGGYVVEPAYGISPDYTNIYFGDLSGDYDFLQGPGPEKIGYWELPIMIILILIVIGLISSIFYTVKLFLSGKISFIYGLSKIKKKDILENESRRKVYDTILQNPGIQLCEIEKLTGFTNKNSEYHIKKLLSYSLIVYKQTSRGKGYFQNSNTYSLKEKIVYMHSKNPTEKRIIEIIHENPGITRKELSGVIKISAPSVSWYITGLTNDNILKKERVGTRVHYYINDSFKTDISNLINEKKAVVFNYEIPS
- a CDS encoding cache domain-containing protein; translated protein: MITAGCTGTDSPKSEVIIKTDENRSSETYNSEKYLSNETLVAFVCSAAEYVKQHGKEEALSEFNNPNGSFIDGELYIYAYTFNGTTLAHPVNPEKVGLNRLDEGDTGIFLKECIESVNNGSGFNTINYLNPEHNLTLESKLVYGVKIDDEWWLGSGIYTGPAISLNSSEADSL
- a CDS encoding cache domain-containing protein; translated protein: MKKFNFMAVLSAVFILAVFAVFSGCTGQDLSMDVSDSKTKNAVEDDMKAVSEEISSSINKGLIDLRSGILNNSKTLTETGLTGDVAEKALLKNLLNFPWAFSSLVISDEGVVLTAVPKNYAETVGMNLSWQKEVLTANEKKTPIVSDVFEMAEGFTGISQSAPVFSPSGRYVGYTDITYSPYEFILRQVKPAVGKKPYDVWVSQADGTLIYDTKEEEVGNNLLTDEIYNNSTLQSVLKRILSEETGVCEYTFSDRDWKEEVSKTAVWTTAGIDGAEWRVVVTYSGLEETAEQTAVAEDISERFENLKSFVQNAARHAKESEKGSAVMDFNDREGSFVDGELYIFAYEYDGTVIALPFQKELLRTKRFGITDSNGVKFIDASAEIAKSGGGSLYYVYQNPSHRYKEEFKIAYVLPAGDDWYLGAGIYMPEFPCSFNDTEKDELVKRVKAARDYALENGVEKATADFNDLNMSFADGKNYIFAYDYSGKTLALPHQPELIGENRYDFEDTYGVKIIQWEISEAKSGGGFVYVEYLNPDTGKNALKLCYVEPVGDEWLVGSGIYSESL
- a CDS encoding acetate uptake transporter; the protein is MDTIIDEKNKNNLFILDNTANPAPLGLCAFGMTTILLSVHNAGVTALSSAIVAMMLMYGGLAQVIVGIMEWKKGNTFGLITFTSFGLFWITFAMILILPLSGFSAAPTPIDLGVFLAAWTILVLGLFICTFKMFMILRMTFALLLIVFILLALANFTGITYFHLFAGFLGIITGILAMYLGIGAVINDIFGRRILPV
- a CDS encoding flavodoxin family protein, yielding MKAVIIYHSYSGITRGVSEKVHEAVGGDIVEVKPVKNYSKLSAYTTGCMRARKGECDLIESETIDVSDADVIVIGTPVWAFRATPAVNAAVEALFGCSEKPAVIFATCGGKEGETLTKLSEALSKKGVIVKKQIVFNKDDVEDESKINELITAIKSAGGI
- a CDS encoding M3 family metallopeptidase, which gives rise to MKKLSKLKATLYAIFVIFLIFSAAGCTDAPGNNETDSLTAGYLMNESIKNPVKAHYNPGEITSFYNSAEDLTKQSLDLIVEIPPEKKTFENTMIAYEKTISDFNDCVQPLNIMGYVYPDSEISGEGMECEERYSRFLTNVSSRRDLYDALKSVTPSNSDEKRLYDVIIREFEKNGLFLSDEKLAHVTEMRKELSTLELRFSANLNNDDTKLVFSKEELKGVPESSLSSFEKTPAKDYIVTMKSPDYNAVMTYADSENTRFIMYKSYFTKQGEENTLLLEEALVLRQNIAEELGYESWADYKTDGRIAKNSSNVMEFLNALKDTLKEKNANENSELLEIKKRTFPDSEELFPWDVYYLLNIKKMEDYSFDEEKVREYFPLDRVLDGIFATYEKLFGVNFRKSENIDVWHPDVYVYEVSDELSGNVIGYLYLDLFPRDLKYNHFCAAGLKGRSVSGDSYNPPVLLIIGNFNSPGSDKPSLLKIDEISTLFHETGHAMHFLLTDTPYRSLSGFGVEMDFVETPSQAMEEWAYDPEILKSISGHYNNSSEKIPDALLADAVSTRNVENVNTYTRVLADSFRDMKFHTTKGPVNTMEMSYEIYEDINGLKLPDGIRSSASFGHVMADYDAGYYGYLWSKVYSMNIVDEFKKSGMTNRTTGMKFREEILARGNMEDGDVLLENFLGEKPNPDALNILLNR